In Pyxidicoccus xibeiensis, the genomic stretch AAATCAGTTGCTCTACCGACTGAGCTACACCGGCACTCATCGGCTACTGCCACCGCCGCCCTGCCCGACTTCAGCGGAACCGTCGACCACCCGGCACCGCCCTGAGAGGGGCGCCCTTTTAAAAGTCCCCACCGCCCAAGTCAAGGACATTGATCCCTTTGGACGGCGGCTACCGGACAGCGGCGTTCCCCCGCTGGCGGGCGACCTCGTATAGCAGAATGCCCGCCGAAACGGACGCATTCAGTGAACCGACCTGACCAGTCATCGGAATCCTGAGTCGGAAGTCGCAGTGCTTCAGGACGCCTTCCCGGACGCCTGCTCCCTCGGCGCCCACCACCAGGGCCAGGGGGCCGTCCAGCCGGGCGCTCCACATGGGCTCGGTGGCCTCCACGTCCGCCGCGGCCACCCACAGGCCGGCCTCCTTCAGCTCTTCCAGCGCGCGGGACACGTTCACCACGCGGGCGATGAGGCAGTGCTCCACCGCGCCGGCGGAGGCCTTGGCCACGGTGCCCGTCACCTGCACCGCCCGGTCCTTGGCAATCACGACGCCGTGCGCGCCCAGCGCGTTGGCCGAGCGGATGATGGCGCCCAGGTTGTGCGGGTCCTGGATGCCGTCCAGCACCACCACCAGCGGAGGCTGGCCGCTGGCCTTGGCGGCCTCCAGCACGTCCTCCAGCTCGGCGTACTTGTAGCCGCGCAGCTCCACCACCACGCCCTGGTGCACGCCGCCCTCGGCCAGCGAGGCCAGCCGCTCGCGCGTCACCTTCTCCACCCGGATGCCGGCATCGCGCGCCCGGCTGAGCAGCTCGCCGGCCGCCCGGGCCCCGAGCTGGCCTTCCACCAGGAACAGCCGCTCCACCTCGTCCGGCTTGGCCCGCAGGGCCTCGAGAGCGGGATTCACGCCGTACACGAAGCGCTGGTGCGACTCTCCGCCGCCCCGCTCCCGGCGCTCCCCTTCTCCCCGGCGCTCGCCACCCTCCCGACGTTCGCCACCTTCCCGCCGCTCACCGCGCTCGGCACCGCCCCGCTCGCCGCGGGCCCTGGGGGGACGCTCTCTCGTAGCCACCTAGAGGACCTCGACGGGAAGGGAGACCGTCTTCTGCTGACGGGCGCAGATCTTCTCCGTGCAGATGAAGAACACGAGCTTCGCGTCCACCGTGCCCTTGCCCGCGGCGGAGGCCGTGAGGGGGATCTCGAAGCGCGGGTCGACGAACTCCTGGCCCGCGGCCTTCTTCGCCACCGAGTCCTCGCGGCCCAGCTTCTCCTTCGCGGGAGCCACCTGGGTGCCCTTCACCTCGAGCTTCAGCGGGGCCTCTTCGGAGACGTGGGCCCCGGGCTTGGACTTGATGGAGAGGACGAAGACGCCCTTCTCCCCCGCCTTCACCTGCGTGGAGGTGCCCTCGGTGGACACCTCGTAGAGGGTGGTGGGGTCCACGTCGTCGGCGAACGCGGGGGCCGCCCAGGCAAGGGCCGCCAGCAGCGCGGCGACAGGGGTGAAGCGGTGGGTGCGCGTCATAAAGTCGTCTCCTCGAATCGGGTGCTGCGTATCACGCCCCGTGACGGCGGGGGCCGCCTTTCTCTTCAACCTCCGGCGCTGGCCTTGACGGGGCGGCCGTTGCCCTTCCGGTTGGAAGCCCCGGGAGGCAGGGGCGGCAGCGGGAGGGGCGCGGGAGGAGACAGGTCCGGAACGGACACCGGAGGTGCCCCGGCCGCCAGGGCCTCCGCGCGGGCAATGATGAGGGTGGCCAGGTCCATGCCCGTGGCGGCCTCCATCTCCGGGAGCGCGGGGGAGCTGTTCACCTCGAAGACCTTGGGCTGGCCCTGCACGTCCAGCATGTCCACCGCCGCCACCTCCAGCCCGACCAGCCGGGTGGCCTTCTCCGCGATGGCGCGCTGGCCAGGCGACAGCTCGATGGCCTCCAGGCGTGCGCCCTTGTTGAGGGTGTGCGCCAGACGGCCGGGACGCGGCCTGCGGCGCACCGCGGCCACCGCCTGTCCGCCGACCACGAGCACCCGCACGTCCTGGCCGGAGCTCTTCACGTACTCCTGCATGACGAGGTTGTGGCCCAGGCCCAGCACGGCCTCGAGGGCGGCCTCCAGCGACTGGAGGCTCTCGCACACCATGACGCCGTGCTTCTCCTGGCCCTGCAGCAGCTTCACCAGCACCGGCACGCCGCCGACCAGGCCCACCATCGACTTGAGGTGAGCGGCGTCACGCGCCATCACCGTGGAGGGGATGCTGATGCCGTGCGCGGACAGCAGCTGCAGCGAGCGCATCTTGTTGCGCGACTGCGCAATCGCCTGCGCGTGATTCACCAACGGCACCCCCGACAGGCCGAACTGGTTCACCACCGCGAGGCCATACGTGTTGATGGACTGGGCGATGCGCGGGAGGACGACGTCGGTGGGGGCCAGCTTCTTGCGGTCGTAGTAGAGCGTGGTGCTGGGCCCGTCCAGGTGCATCTGCACCCGGAGCGGGTTGAGCACCCGGACCCGGTGCCCCCGCGCGCGGCCCACCTCGACGAGGCGTCGGGTGGACGGGATGGAAGCGGAGCGCGAGAGGATGGTGGCTTTCATGGGCGGGGCGGCCGGACCGGGCGACGGACCTATAATCCTCGCCCAGGGCCGGGTAAAGCCGCCCCGCGACCAGCCAGGCTAGCGCTGGCGGATTGCCCGGATCTCGATGTTCACCGGCGCGTCCGGCGTGGACGCCTTGATGCGCTCGCAGGTCGCACCGTTGAAGAGCACGCCGCCGTTCGCCTCCACGTTGGCGTCCCACGTGGTCGGGCCGGCCGCGGTGCGCTCACCATCGATGTAGACGACGATGAGCTTGCTGTCGGTAGGCAGCTGCGAGGGGTCCATCCGGATGAGGCAGGGCTCCGGGTTGACGACCTTCTTGCTGATGGCCTCCAGCGCCTGGGCCAGCTCCGCCTGGTTGCCCGCCTGGTAGAAGCCCCGCTGGCACAGCCGCGTGTTGGGGTCGCACGGGTCGTTCGGGCCGCACGACGTCTGGCCCGCCTCGCACGTCCGGGCGAAGCCGCCGGCCCGGGCCATGGCGTCCAGCACCGCGGGGCCATTGCCACCGGCCGTCTCCGCGCCGAAGCCGATGACGATGGTGGTGATGTCCTTCGCCTTCAGCTCCTGCACCGCCTGCACGGAGGCGTCCATGTCCAGGCAGCCGCTGCGCACGAAGCTGCCCGTGCACGCCGACACGCCCGTCTGCGTGCACTTGCACGCCGCGCTGGTGCCGTCGTTGACATTCTGCGGGTTGCAGTTGGGCAGGCCGTCCGTCAGGAGGATGACGAAGTCCGTGCGGTCCTCGGACTGCATCGCCTCCAGGTTCCCCACGAAGCGCAGGCTCAGGCTGGTGGGCGTACCGCCCGAGGGATTGCCCTGACCGAAGTTGGGGATGCCCTGGATGATGGCGTTGATGTCGTTCGCGTGCGCCAGCAGGCCCGCCTCGTCCTCGACCTGCGCGAGCGGCTTGCGCACCGAGTTCGCCGTGGAGGGATTGCAGGACACGGCGCTCGAGGTGGAGCCGCCCGTCTCGGGATAGGTGGTCAGGCCGAAGCGGACGTAGCGGCCGCTGTCCGCGAGGAAGTCGGGAACCGCGGCCTGCAGCTCCGTCCACCGCGTGGGGCAGATGCGGGTGTCGCACGGACTCGACGTGCCGCAGACCACCATCTCGTCACCGTCCTCGACGAGGCAGCTGGGGTTGCTCTTGTTCACCGGGTCCGTCATGGAGCCGGAGGTGTCCACCAGCATCATGATGTTCGGCTTGCGGCCACGCGCAGTGATCGTCTCCTCCACCGTCGTCTGAGCGATGGCGAGCGGCTCCACCGGCTCGAAGTCGTAGGTCTGACAGCCCGCGACGAGGGCACCCGAGAAGGTGCCAAGGGCGAGGGCGCTCAGGAGGGTCAACTTGGCGCGCATAGATGGGGGTTCCTTCTGCTTCTTGAGGGGGACGCGAGCTGCTGCGTATCGACAGAGTACCGCGTCATTCCCGCAGGAGGCTACAGCATTGCCGGACAGGGGCCCGGTCGTCCGGATGCTGCCGGGACGATACAACCACACCCGATATCAACACAGGCAGGCGCCGCGTAGCAGACACACCCACCCGACCGGAGGGCAGGTGCGGGCCTACAGCGCGAGGGTGCGTGCGCCCTCGGTGAGACGCCACAACGAGGCAAGCCCCATCACCTCATCGAGCCTGTCTCGCAGGTCTTCCGGGTCAAAGCCGCAAATCCGCACCGTGGTGTCGCAGGCGATGAGCTTCGCGCCCAGGGCACGTGCCTCTTCCAGCATGCGCGCCGGGGGCAGCACTCCCAGTTGCTCCGCCCGTGTGAGCGCTTCTCGCTCACGCTCGGTGTGTGGCAGGCCGAAGCCTCCGCTCGCGAGCTGGCGCAGCGCATCGAAGGCGAAGACGAAGTACACCTCGTCGCCCATGGCCACGGCGGTAATCCCCATGGAGGCGGCCTGGAAGGCCGGCTCATACGTGGCGTGCTGGAGGAAGAAGAAGACGCGTCCGGCCATGGCGGGAGGACCATACCGGGGTTCGAGTCCGGAGGGTCAATCGGCGTATAACCCGGGGAGTCACCCTTCCGGGGAGCCCCCATGCCGACACCCCTGCCCCCTCGTTCCGGGGCCGTCCCTCCTCGCGGTGCCCGTAGCTCGCGGCGTCGCGCGTGGCATGCAGTGGTCGGCGCCGTGCTGCTCGCCGGCTCCAGCGGCGTGGCCGTGGCGCACACGCGCTTCGCCGTCGAGTCACCTCCCGCGTCCCCTGCCCCCTCGGGCGACCTGCGCGCGCGGGTGCTGGACCTGCTCGCCCGCTCGTCGGGCGGTGCGCGCGAGGAGGCCTGGCGCCGGCTGGGCCCCGAGGCCGTCCCCGTGCTCACCGCGCTCGCAGTGGACCGCGCCACGCCCACCGCGCAGCGTGCGCTGGCCCTGACGTCGCTGGCCCTGGTGGACCCGACGTGCGGCGCCGGCTCCATCCGAGAGGTGCTGGAGGACGCGCGGGCTCCAGCGGACGTGCGTGCCAGCGCGGCGGCGGCGCTGGCCCGGTGCCTGGGGCTGGAGGCCATCCCCACCCTCATCACCCGGCTGAAGGACCGCGAGGACCGCGTGCGCGAGGCGGTGGCGGTGTCGCTCGGGAGGCTGGGCGGCCAGCAGGCACGCCAGGCGCTGGAGGATCAGCTGCCCATGGAGGAGCAGCCCCTCGTCCGCGAGGCGCTCCAGCGCGGGCTCACCCTCGTGGAGCCCTGAAGACGGACTTCCGGGCTCGCGTCGGCCCGGAGCTTCCGTTACATGGGGGCCATGCGGCCTACCGTCCTCCTCTTCGACATCGATGGCACCCTCATCTCCAGCGGAGGCGCGGGGCGCCGCTCCATGGACGTCGCCTTCGAGCAGTTGCACGGCCGCCGGGATGCGTGCGACTCCTTCAGCATGGCCGGGATGACCGACCGCGCCATCGTCCGCAAGGCCCTGCGCATCATCGGCGCGGAGGACTCGCCAGAGGCCATCGACGCGGTCATCGCCGCGTACCTCGCGCACCTCGCCCTGGAGGTGCACAAGGCGGATGACCAGAGCTACCGCGTGTTCCCCGGCATGCGCGAGGCCGTGAAGGCGGCCCGCCTGCGCGAGGGCTTCGCCGTGGGGCTGGGCACCGGCAACGTGCGCCAGGGCGCCCGCGTGAAGCTGGAGCGCGTGGCCATCTACGACCAGTTCGACTTCGGCGGCTTCGGCTGCGACCACGAGGACCGCGTGGAGCTCATCCGCTGCGGCGCGAAGGCCGGCGCGGCCCGGCTGGGCGCGCCCCTGGAGGAGTGCCGCGTGGTCGTCATCGGCGACACGCCCAAGGACGTGCACGCGGCCCGGGGCATCGGCGCCGAGTGCATCGGCGTGGGCACCGGCTCCTACACCGCCCAGGACCTGCTGGACGCCGGCGCCAACGTCGCCTACCCCGACTTCTCGCACCCGGAGGCGCTGACGGTGCTGCTCGGAGGACGCTGAGCCCCTGACCGGCCGCTCCGCGCGGAGCGCCGGGTGTGCTATCTCCCGCCGCCCTTCCGAGGAGCCCGTCGCATGTCGTCCACGCTCGAGTCGTATGAGCTCATCCGCTTCGCCGAGGCCTTCGAGGCCCGGCTCGCCACCGCGGGGGAGATGCTCGCGGGCCGGCCCGGCCTGGAGCCCGAGAAGGGCTGGCTGGCCGCCGCCCTGGAGCTGGTGCGCACCACGCGCGCGCCCTCCGGTGACGTGCTGGACCGGGTGAAGGACCTGCCCGAGCTGGAGGAGGCCCGCGAGGAGTTCGGCTACCACCAGTTGGGCCTGTGGGTGGATGCCCTGGAGAAGCTGCACGCCGGCATCACCTTCACCGCCAGCAGCCGCGCGCCCGTCATCGAGGCGCTGTTTCCGCACGTCAAGTTCGCCCAGCTGCGCCGCGCCCCCCGCGACACCATCCTCGAGTACGCCACGTCGTACGAGCGGCGCACGAAGAGCGCCTACGTGACGCGCATCTTCGCTCGCGACGACTTCGCCCTGGTGCGGCCGGTGATGGAGCAGGTGGCCGCGGCCCACGCGGCGTGGCGCTCCAGCCACGAGCCCGCCCCGCTGACTCCGGAGCAGGAGAACGTGCTGCGCGAGGAGCTGGTCGCGCTGGGCCGGAAGCTCGACGTGGCCCTGCGCCAGGCCCGCCTGCTGTCCGAGGCCGCGCTGGTGCCCGTGCCCAGTGTGCACGAGGCCGCCGGACTCTCCCTCAAGCCCAAGCGCCGCGCCGGACGCGGGCTGGGGCCGTCCGCCGACGAAGGCATGGGAGGCTTCAACGAAGAGCCCGTGGACTCCATGGAGCCGACCGAAGCGGAGCTCGCCGAGGTCGCCGCGCTGGATGCAGGCGGGGAGCCCATCAGGAGGGAGGCCGCCGCTCCGGCGTCCGGGGAGCTGGGTACAGCCCCGGAGGAAGAGGACCGCTCCGCCGACGAGCTGCCGATGGATGACGCGGGTGCTGACGCCGCGGGGGCAGATGACGACTCCGGGAGCACCGTGAGCGAAGAAGGAAAGTCCGCGGCGGACGGAGACCTGGCCGCCACGGCCCCAGCGGCGGCTGAGCGCGCGACCGCTCCGCACGGAGGCACCGGCGCGCGTGGCTCCGCGTCGAACAAGTCCACCGCCTCCAGGCATGGGGGCGAACCGGGCGAGGCTTCCGCCTCGGGCGCGACGGCGCATGGCCCGGCGCAGAACGGAGCCACCGCGTCGGCTGGCGGAGGCAAGGCGGCACGCTCGCGGGCCTCCGCGCCGCCGCCCACCGAGGCCCCGGTCCCAAGCGACACGGACGTCTCCACGGACACCACGGGTCAGGACAGCGCGCCCGAGCCCCGTGGTGCTCGCAAGGGTCGCAAGAAGGCGGAGGCCGCTCCCGCGTCCGAGGCAGAGGCCCCTGTCCCGGCCAGCACGGAGGCCCAGGCGCCTCGCGTGCGGAAGAAGAAGGCGGCGCCCGCTCCGGACGCTTCCGGATCCGATACACCCTGAGCCCCGAGCGCCCCTCGGACCACGCCGTTAGAGGAACCCGGCCATGGCGGACGTCGCCCTTCCCATCGATCCCCTCCTGCCGGAGATCGTCTCCACGCTGCGCGGCGCGCGCTCGCTCGTGCTGGAGGCCCCGCCCGGTGCGGGAAAGACGACGCGCGTGCCTCGCGCGCTGCTGGAGGCCGGGCTCGGACAGAGCAAGGAGATCATCGTCCTCCAGCCCCGCCGCCTGCCTACCCGGCTCGCCGCCCAGCGCGTCTCCGAGGAGCTGGGCGAGCGCGTGGGTGACACCGTCGGCTACCAGGTCCGCTTCGAGGACGTGCGCAGCGCGAAGACGCGCCTGTCCTTCGTCACCGAGGGCGTGCTCGGCCGCCGCCTGCTGTCAGACCCGAAGCTGCGCGACGTGGGCGTCGTCGTGCTCGACGAGTTCCACGAGCGGCACCTGTCCGCGGACATCTCGCTCGCGCTGCTGCGCCGGCTCCAGGAGACCGCGCGCCCCGACCTCAAGGTGGTCGTCATGTCCGCGACCCTGGAGGCCGAGCCCATCCGTGCGTACCTCGGAGGTTGTCCCTCCCTGCGCTCGGAGGGCCGCCGCTTCGACGTGAGCGTGGAGTACCTGCCCACGCCCGACGAGCGGTACCTGGACCAGCAGGTCCTCTCCGGCATCAAGCGCGTGTTCGCCAACGGCCTGGACGGCGACGTGCTCGTCTTCCTCCCCGGCGCAGGTGAAATCCGCCGCGCGCGAGACGCCTGCGCCGAGTTCGCCGAGCGCCACGGCGCCGACGTCCTCCCCCTCCACGGAGACCTGTCCCCCGCGGAGCAGGACCGCGCCGTGCGCCGCAGCCCGCGCCGGAAGATCATCCTCTCCACCAACGTGGCGGAGACGTCCGTCACCATCGACGGCGTGGCCGTCGTCATCGACACGGGCCTGGCGCGCGTGGCCAGCCACTCGCCCTGGTCCGGCCTGCCCCAGCTCAAGCTGGCCAAGGTCAGCCGCGCCTCCGCCATCCAGCGCGCGGGCCGCGCCGGCCGGACCCGCGCCGGCCAGTGCCTGCGCCTCTACACGCAGCACGACTTCGACGGCCGGCCCGAGCAGGAGGCCCCCGAAATCCGCCGCATGGACCTGACGGAGACGGTGCTCGCCCTGCGCGCCTCCGGCGTGACGGACCTGGGTGCCTTCCCCTTCTTCGAGCCCCCGCCCCCCGCTTCGCTCGAAGCCGCGGAGACCCTGCTGCGCCGGCTGGGCGCGGTGGATGCGAAAGGCCTGGTCACCGACGTGGGCCAGCGCCTGCTGCGCTTCCCCGTCCACCCGCGGCAGGCGCGCGTCATCGTCGAGGGCGAGCGCCGGGGCGTGGGCGCCGAGGCCGCCACGCTCGCGGCCCTCATGGGCGAGCGCGACATCCGCCGCGAGGCTCGCGCCAACCTGGGCCCGGGAGGGGGCCGCGCCTCCGCCATCGTCAGCGGGCCCTCCGACCTGCTGGAGCTGCTGGAGCGCTTCCGAGACGCCGAGCGCGCCAACTTCGCCAGCGGGCGCCTGCACTCGCTCTCACTGGAGCAGGGCGCGGTGCAGGCCGTGGACCGCGTCCAGAAGCAGCTGCGGCGCGCGGTGCGGACGCAGGGCGAGCGGCCCCACCGTGCCGAGGACGTGGAGCAGGCGCTAATGCTCAGCGTGCTCGCCGGCTACCCGGACCGCGTGGCCCGCCGGCGCCGCCCGCGCGCACCCGAGCTGCTCCTCTTCGGCGGCGGCACCGTGTCCCTCTCCGAGGTGAGCGTGGTGCAGGACGCCGACCTCATGGTGGCCGTGGACGCCGAGGAGCGTCCGGGCCGCGGCGCCATGGTCCGCATCGCCAGCGCCGTGGAGCCCGAGTGGCTGCTCGACCTCTACCCCGACGCGCTGGAGGAGGTGGACACCCTCCAGTGGAACGCCGAGGCCCGCCGCGTGGAGCGCCTCACGCGCCTGTCCTACGGCAACCTCGTGCTGGAGGAGACGCGCACCCCTGCCCCGCCCTCCGAGGCCACCGCTCGCGTCCTCGTCGAGGCCGCGCTCGCCGCCGGCCCGGGGAAGTTCGCGGACCCGGAGGCGCTGGAGCAGTGGCGCACCCGCGTCGCGCTGCTCGCCCAGGCCTTCCCCGAAGCGAAGTTCCCCGCCGTGGACGACACTTTCCTGCGCGATGCCCTGGCCTCGCTGTGCTCGGACGCGCGCAGCTTCAAGGACCTGGAGGGCGTGTCGCTGCTCGACGCCCTCTATGCCCGGCTCACCTCCGAGCAGCAGCGGCTGCTGGCCACGCACGCTCCGGAGCGCGTGACGCTGCCCGGTGGCCGGGGCGTCAAGGTGCACTACGAGCCGGGCAAGCCGCCCTGGGTGGAGTCCCGCCTGCAGGACTTCTTCGGCATGGCGCAGGGCCCCAACGTCTGCGCGGGCCGCGTGCCGCTCGTGCTGCACCTGCTCGCGCCCAACATGCGCGCGGTGCAGGTCACCACGGACCTGGCCGGCTTCTGGGAGCGGCACTACCCCGCCATCCGCAAGGAGCTGTGCCGCAAGTACCCGCGACACTCGTGGCCGGAGGACCCGCGCCACGCACAGCCGCCCGCGCCCAGGCCGCCGCGCCGCTGACAGCGGTCGGGCGTCGGCTCCGGCGCCCGGCCACTACAGGCGCTTGTGCATCTCCAGGTGGTCGATGCCGGCTTCCTGGAACACGGCGCCCACGGCCTCGTAGCCGTGCTTCTTGTAGAACTCGAGCGCGTACAGCTGCGCGTGCAGCATGATGCCGGTGACGCCCCGCCGCCGCGCCTCGTTCTCCAGCTCCGTCAGCAGCAGGGAGCCCACGCGCGCCTTGCGGTGCGCCTGGAGCACCGCCATGCGGCCAATCTGTCCCCACGTGCCCGTCTGGTTCGCTGGAGGTTGGGGCAGCATGACGAGCCGACCCGTGCCGATGGCGTGACCGCCCTGGTTCGCGATGACGTGGTAGGCGTTGGCGTCCTCGGCGTCCCGCTCGATGCCTTCGGGGACGTGCTGCTCCTCGATGAACACCACCTCGCGGATGGCGAGCGCCTGCATGAGCTCCGCCTCACCCTGGATCTGGGTGATGGTGACGGGCGCGGATGTATCCGTGGGAGAAGCCATGTCGTGGGCAAGGTACACAAAAGACCGCGAGGCCAACAGGCGGAAAAGCTCCCCGGCATGTCAAGGTCCGGCCTGTATGCCAAGCCAGCATCCGGCGGCCGGCCGTCTATCCCTGGCCGGCTTCTATTTCTTCTATTACGCGGCAGTGGGAATCGTCCTGCCCTTCCTGCCTGCATATCTCAAGTCGCTGTCGCTCTCGACGACGCAGGTGGGGCTGCTGCTGGCCATCAATCCGCTGGTCTCGCTGCTCGCTCCCCCACTGTGGGGTCACCTGGCCGACCGCACCGGGCGCGCCTCGCGCATCCTCACCGTGCTGGCATCCGGAGCGGTGCTCGCGTTCTCACTGCTGCTGCTGGCGCGAGAGTTCCCCGCCCTGGTGGCGTCGCTCGTCACGTACGCCTTCTTCGTGACGTCCTTCACGCCTCTCATCGATAGCCTGGCGCTGCACCATGTCGCTCGCGCTGGCGGCAGCTATGCCCACCTGCGGCTGTTCGGCTCGCTGGGCTTCATCGCCTCCAGCGTGGGGTTCGGCCTGCTGGTGACGCGGGTGGACCGGATCACCGTCATCACGGCCCTGGGCCTGCTGGCGCTGCTGCTCGCGTGGAGCTTCACGCTGCGGGACACGCCCGCATCGGGCGATGTCCGGCCGCACCCACTGGCCGGAGTGAAGCTGCTGCGACACAGGGACTTCCGCTGGATGCTTTCGGCCACATGCCTGCACTGGATGGCCTGCGCGCCCTACCACGGCACGCTCTCCATCCACGTCACCGCGCTCGGGCTGTCACCCGCCGTGGTGGGCGTGACGGCGGGCGCGGGCGTGGTGGCGGAGGTGGTGGTGATGGCGCTCTACCCGCGCCTGGCGGCGCGCTTCGCCCCCCGCCACGTGCTGGCCCTGGCCTTCGCGTCGAGCGCGCTGCGCTGGGCTGGCATGGCGCTGACGTCGTCCGCGGGGGTGCTGGTGGGGCTCGCGCCACTGCACGGGCTGACCTTCGGCGCCTTCTACGTGGCCAGCGTCGCCTTCCTCGCGCGCCGCGTGCCTCCGGAGCTGCGGGCGTCGGGACAGGCGCTGTTCGCCGCCGTCACCTTCGGCATGGGAGGACTGGTGGGGTATGCCGGCTCGGGGGCCGCGTATGACTGGCTGGGGGGACACCGGCTGTTCGCCGTGGCGGCCGGGCTGGAACTGGTGGCCCTCTTCCTGGTGCTCCAGGCCTCGCCACCGGGGGAGCCGGAGGTGCGGCCCTCGCGGGGCGCGGTGGAAGGGCCGGGGCCTCTTCCCCAGGAGGCCCCGTGATAGGCTGGGGGCGTCATGCGTTCCGCCCCACTGCTCGCACTCGCCCTGGGCCTGCTGGCCATGCCCGCCGCCGCCCAGCCGGAGTTCTTCTTCGGTACCGGCCAGCCCCCCGTCTTCCGCGAGGAGGACATGGACAAGCGCTTCACGCGCACGCGGATGTACCAGGCACTGCGCCAGGGCACCAACGACCCCAACTGCGCGCAGGTGCTGGGGGCGATGCTCACGCTGCTCGGTGAGACGGCGCCGCTGTTCCACAAGCGCGACGAGAACTTCATGCTGGAGCCGGTGCTGGTCCAGGCGCTGAGCACCCAGCTCGTCAACCCGCGCTTCCCGGGCAACGCCTTCTTCGTCGCCATGGTGCGGCGGGCGCTCATCGAGCAGAAGCTGCCCCCCGAGTGGCTCGTCACCGCGCAGGCGCTGGCGCCGTACTACCCCGCCATGGACATGGGCAAGCTGCGCTTCCTGTCCGACGGCGTGAAGCCGCTGGACAGCTTCCTGCTCACCCTGCCCGTGCTGCGGCAGCGGTATTCCGAGGACGTGCAGCGCGCCACCTCCGTCGCCGCGTCCACCGCCGAGGCCCTCTTCCGCGACAACTACCTGGACCACGAGCTGGCCTTCGCCAACGTCGAGGTCATCGACGTGAAGCTGGAGAAGCCGAAGAAGAAGCGGCTCAAGAAGGGCGAGGAGCCGGAGAAGCCGATGATGGTGGCCCGCCTCGTCTGGGTGGAGCCGGAGCCGCCTTCGACGACGCAGTACGAGTTCCAGTTCGGCAAGCCCCGCCAGCGCGCCAAGGTGGAGCTCACCGCGAAGCTCCTGGACTCGCAGTACGTCGACCTCAACAAGCTGCTCCGGGGGACCAAGGTCCTCGTGCGGGGCCGCTTCTGGGATTACAAGAAGGGGATGACCGCCATCGAGCTGCGAGACGCGCTGCTGTTCCCCGAGCGCGACTGGTCGCAGGTCTCCGGCCTGGTGGACCCGGCCGCGCTCGCCGCCTGCCCCCTGGCCGTCAATGACCTGACGGGCATGGCCGCCGTCCAGCCGGGAGCCTTCGGCAAGACACCGCGCTGACGGGCATCCCGCTCCCGGACGCCCATCCGTCCTCCCGCACGGCCTTCTCCAGCGCCACGAGAGGGCACCCGTCCTGGCACGGCCCCTGCTCTCCCCGCGCCACCCACGCGAGGGAGGGCAGCCATGAAGGTCGACGCGCCAGAGTCTCAACCCGCACCCGAGAAGCAGGCCCCCGACGGAGCCCGGTTCAGGAAGGCGCTCCAGGAGGCGGACTCGCGCCGGCCCGCGCCCACCGGAGGAGCCGCCGTCCGTGCCCCTGGAGCTCCCGGAAGGGCGCCCCCCGCGGGGCAGCTCTCGCGGCCTCTCGCGCCCGCCTCCACCGCGCGTGCAGCAGGCCCCGTCCTCGCCACCGCGCGGGGCGCCCTGGCCAGCCCGGAGAACCTCACCCGGACGCGCCAGGTGATGCACGTGGAGGCGCAGCGCCTGGGCACCGTCCGCGGCGAGGCCAGCACCCACGTCCAGGAGCGCAACGAGCACCGCCTCACCGACCTCATCGCTCGCGAGCTGTCGCGCGACCCACGGGCCACGCCTCCTCCGCTCGCCGATGCGCGTTCGCCTTCCGTGGCCCCTCCCCCCGAGACGCGGCGGGAAGGAATGGACGTTCCATTCCAGGAAGGTCGCGGGGTGGCGGTGGTGGGGCCGGGAGGCTCCGGAGCGGCCAATACCCAGGAGGTGCCCGCGGCGACGCGTGCCGAGGCAGCCCTGGAGCTCATCCAGCGCATCGAGGTCTTCGTGAAGTCCCAGCGGCCAGCGCTCAGCCTCAGCCTTCGCGGCGGCCTGGAGGCCACGGTGGAGGTAGAGCGGACGGGCCCGCGCGAGGTGGCGCTGCGCATCCAGGGACACCGGGGGCCGGTGCCGA encodes the following:
- the hrpB gene encoding ATP-dependent helicase HrpB, coding for MADVALPIDPLLPEIVSTLRGARSLVLEAPPGAGKTTRVPRALLEAGLGQSKEIIVLQPRRLPTRLAAQRVSEELGERVGDTVGYQVRFEDVRSAKTRLSFVTEGVLGRRLLSDPKLRDVGVVVLDEFHERHLSADISLALLRRLQETARPDLKVVVMSATLEAEPIRAYLGGCPSLRSEGRRFDVSVEYLPTPDERYLDQQVLSGIKRVFANGLDGDVLVFLPGAGEIRRARDACAEFAERHGADVLPLHGDLSPAEQDRAVRRSPRRKIILSTNVAETSVTIDGVAVVIDTGLARVASHSPWSGLPQLKLAKVSRASAIQRAGRAGRTRAGQCLRLYTQHDFDGRPEQEAPEIRRMDLTETVLALRASGVTDLGAFPFFEPPPPASLEAAETLLRRLGAVDAKGLVTDVGQRLLRFPVHPRQARVIVEGERRGVGAEAATLAALMGERDIRREARANLGPGGGRASAIVSGPSDLLELLERFRDAERANFASGRLHSLSLEQGAVQAVDRVQKQLRRAVRTQGERPHRAEDVEQALMLSVLAGYPDRVARRRRPRAPELLLFGGGTVSLSEVSVVQDADLMVAVDAEERPGRGAMVRIASAVEPEWLLDLYPDALEEVDTLQWNAEARRVERLTRLSYGNLVLEETRTPAPPSEATARVLVEAALAAGPGKFADPEALEQWRTRVALLAQAFPEAKFPAVDDTFLRDALASLCSDARSFKDLEGVSLLDALYARLTSEQQRLLATHAPERVTLPGGRGVKVHYEPGKPPWVESRLQDFFGMAQGPNVCAGRVPLVLHLLAPNMRAVQVTTDLAGFWERHYPAIRKELCRKYPRHSWPEDPRHAQPPAPRPPRR
- a CDS encoding GNAT family N-acetyltransferase, which translates into the protein MASPTDTSAPVTITQIQGEAELMQALAIREVVFIEEQHVPEGIERDAEDANAYHVIANQGGHAIGTGRLVMLPQPPANQTGTWGQIGRMAVLQAHRKARVGSLLLTELENEARRRGVTGIMLHAQLYALEFYKKHGYEAVGAVFQEAGIDHLEMHKRL
- a CDS encoding MFS transporter gives rise to the protein MPSQHPAAGRLSLAGFYFFYYAAVGIVLPFLPAYLKSLSLSTTQVGLLLAINPLVSLLAPPLWGHLADRTGRASRILTVLASGAVLAFSLLLLAREFPALVASLVTYAFFVTSFTPLIDSLALHHVARAGGSYAHLRLFGSLGFIASSVGFGLLVTRVDRITVITALGLLALLLAWSFTLRDTPASGDVRPHPLAGVKLLRHRDFRWMLSATCLHWMACAPYHGTLSIHVTALGLSPAVVGVTAGAGVVAEVVVMALYPRLAARFAPRHVLALAFASSALRWAGMALTSSAGVLVGLAPLHGLTFGAFYVASVAFLARRVPPELRASGQALFAAVTFGMGGLVGYAGSGAAYDWLGGHRLFAVAAGLELVALFLVLQASPPGEPEVRPSRGAVEGPGPLPQEAP